The following are encoded in a window of Clarias gariepinus isolate MV-2021 ecotype Netherlands chromosome 8, CGAR_prim_01v2, whole genome shotgun sequence genomic DNA:
- the znf318 gene encoding zinc finger protein 318, with translation MYRGPRPHRGAYPPAASRGFAPRGPPPASSFSSAPYSSEHARGSNGYPHGYRRNPEHPRRRYSSPGRGDGPPRDYGHRYTPSPPHGGLPTDHSLVITVGNELTGLSQGAGAEVPYARDYSPKQSRYEAHDERGSSRYSHSRHRNRGWSRSPDRIQSRSRPRSRSRSRAISRSRALSRGRSRPRSRSKSRSRSRGRSRARSRARSKSRPHSRSRSRGRSRSRKRSRSRGRSWSRGRSRSRGRSRSGSSSCSSSSRNGKRDNEDFRELEKARRRKELEDMLTMPTKSILKKRVDSSETESPMIGQSTESPQGIGLSKDAEELLCAVTKSMDPDLLASVLARNSNASALEELLSKLQPAKESGHGFPLPHESSTQDNSDLTQLLSVMTESVGQPPDKKKSFVDIEDEEKFLYGDEEDEEKAAKTETPRSEKCSLLDAYEKTGPDVLYHESKTGVVHDLHKKEYGRSYSHGHPEQDESQMTKQSKYRDIQYPSASPGQQLDKDLQSNPQIAGSHEAQVRAEVEEYEKIQDLLKTIGLDLGVAEISKMAARTQERLQGKNPKASSVKRQQSDRRRRSHTRSSSSNSRSRSSSRSTSRGSSRSRRSSFERISNRSRKRSVPLERCSSRSDSQSQRDVRPVTKPEDNLWTNTGPLPPEVVNPGTNNFPAHAAHPMPPYPQPHTRGIMPPNYPPPGYDPYGNYMPYMPQTWPMYPPPNMPLPPQAPMNDYSSPVIERPFLKVINTDANAAQGSKMDPLQTMTIACSGNQRRVTDETNNANQKLKVTEELEKLKKDRDTRLKKKDNLMKELETLRKQQGELLRKKRREKDGHKDPILMELGRLQEEVMAQISSLRTEHEAAEEKYEELVKVATILGLDHKNLRSSGDHEHAPSHSKSKEPKSPEKSKAASTTTTTQSTKSSASGASTKSDSLADVFEYYDAGNHWCKNCNVTSGSMFDFFTHLHSKMHRKTLDPYIRPWASNSEREKKHPTGELISKPAKGSEFLLPVRGFFCQLCKDFFGDPICAETHVLCHVHNEKYKKQMYENPLYEQRRKLDRQAGMESGKKQMEHKRKREDDDSQDEQKNFKSSKDQVKKPKCKNEEEDRPKSIKDEERKVKHIKEEENKPRGKKEETERTKGRKEEEERARYTKEEVERSKYRKEEDERYKQKKGDEESYKSEEDKYRYKEENRYRYREDNEKYRYRKEEEKSRFRKDDDRKYKYGHETEEERRPKHREEEGLKFMKSKWEEDDDEEERPKYAKKEDKKQHQKGGHKDEKEKSSLKDAKNDPEKLTDLPKVLCGPSPAMLAKLRKKNEEATLRPTFGKFTWKKSEKTALEKEAEKIAEQFMKEDEESAVAAASSKDSEDQEAFAKSVAAAKSIAIKLSGKTAIAPSHEWVAFNQVKIRPNLPTPSNILRKSNAGLQNKPVSAETPSVSVPTMDASNASSETVTKKQAENEDMPADLTTKAIGGEEVQLNIPGDNSSSLTPASVSVPITPTVTPPKPTVQEVDAVTIQTPAECMVTLGSDVAAPGVPEEEHNLTVMVRPPPQLQNLSSYSSSKTGKPKSSLATAKAKDLFGIFYGSSTVTSCSGSSAGNKVGCKQDSKPHLGSLMTTVDKKTTNEEDTNTKHSTEVSSLKCEEPSEDRGAQSEPPAFDLEVEPLVVSKVEEHSGSMDMETVDCKNEAEPLDCLANSEIMENIEIMGTNDDQNPMDPEEAINLSFSPPPGSFTEQLNLDTFEFSFDSL, from the exons ATGTACCGAGGCCCTAGGCCGCACCGAGGAGCGTATCCTCCCGCAGCGTCTCGCGGCTTCGCTCCTCGCGGCCCGCCTCCTGCGAGCTCGTTTTCTAGCGCTCCGTACAGCAGTGAGCACGCGCGAGGCAGTAACGGCTATCCGCATGGCTACCGTCGGAACCCGGAGCATCCGAGGAGGCGCTACTCATCACCGGGGAGAGGCGACGGGCCTCCCAGAGACTACGGACAT AGATATACCCCTTCACCCCCACATGGTGGTCTCCCCACTGACCATAGTCTTGTTATAACTGTGGGCAACGAGTTGACGGGCTTATCCCAGGGCGCTGGAGCAGAGGTTCCCTATGCCAG AGATTATTCTCCAAAGCAGTCAAGATATGAGGCCCATGATGAGCGAGGTTCAAGCAGGTACAGTCATAGCCGTCATAGGAACAGGGGATGGAGCCGCAGTCCAGATAGGATTCAGAGCAGAAGTCGCCCTCGTAGCAGAAGCCGCAGTCGTGCAATAAGTCGTAGCAGGGCACTGAGCCGAGGACGTAGCAGACCACGCAGCAGGAGTAAGAGTAGGAGCCGGAGCAGGGGAAGGAGTAGAGCAAGAAGCAGGGCGAGGAGCAAAAGTAGACCGCACAGCAGGAGCCGGAGCAGGGGGCGGAGTCGGAGCAGGAAAAGGAGCCGAAGTAGGGGACGCAGCTGGAGCAGGGGACGCAGCCGAAGCAGGGGCCGAAGCCGCAGTGGCAGCAGTAGCTGTAGCAGTAGCAGCAGAAACGGCAAGAGAGATAATGAAGACTTCAGAGAGCTTGAAAAGGCTCGCAGACGTAAAGAACTGGAGGACATGCTGACGATGCCCACTAAGTCTATCTTAAAAAAGAGAGTTGACTCCTCTGAAACTGAATCTCCTATGATTGGTCAG AGTACCGAATCGCCACAAGGCATTGGTCTTTCAAAGGATGCTGAAGAATTACTATGTGCAGTAACTAAAAGCATGGACCCAGACTTACTGGCATCAGTGTTGGCTCGAAATTCTAATGCCAGTGCCCTTGAAGAGCTCTTAAGCAAACTACAGCCTGCAAAAGAGAGTGGGCATGGGTTCCCCCTTCCTCATGAAAGTAGCACCCAGGATAATTCAGACCTGACTCAGCTCCTCAGTGTAATGACAGAGTCAGTAGGCCAACCAccagacaaaaagaaaagctttGTAGATATTGAAGATGAAGAGAAGTTCCTGTATGGGgatgaagaagatgaagagAAAGCAGCTAAAACCGAAACGCCTAGATCTGAAAAATGTAGCTTACTGGATGCCTATGAGAAAACTGGACCTGATGTGTTGTATCATGAATCAAAGACTGGAGTTGTACATGATTTACACAAGAAAGAATATGGACGTTCTTACAGTCATGGACATCCTGAACAAGATGAAAGTCAAATGACTAAACAGAGCAAATATAGGGATATTCAGTATCCGTCAGCCTCACCTGGGCAACAACTGGATAAGGATCTTCAGAGCAACCCACAGATAGCTGGGTCTCATGAAGCGCAAGTGAGGGCGGAAGTGGAAGAATATGAGAAGATACAAGATCTCCTTAAGACTATTGGTCTTGACTTGGGAGTAGCTGAGATCAGCAAGATGGCTGCCAGGACGCAAGAGCGCCTACAAGGTAAGAATCCTAAAGCGTCATCTGTCAAAAGGCAACAGTCTGACCGGAGACGCCGTAGCCACACCAGGAGTTCCAGTAGCAACAGCAGAAGCAGGAGCAGCAGCAGGAGTACGAGCAGGGGAAGCAGTCGGAGTCGAAGAAGCAGCTTTGAGCGCATCTCTAATCGTAGCAGGAAGAGGTCTGTTCCTCTTGAGAGGTGTTCATCGCGATCAGACAGTCAGAGTCAGAGGGACGTTCGGCCTGTCACTAAACCAGAAGATAACTTGTGGACTAACACGGGTCCCCTGCCTCCTGAAGTTGTAAATCCTGGAACAAATAATTTCCCAGCTCACGCTGCCCATCCGATGCCTCCCTATCCACAGCCACACACACGTGGAATCATGCCCCCCAACTACCCTCCACCTGGTTATGATCCTTATGGGAACTACATGCCATATATGCCCCAAACCTGGCCTATGTACCCACCCCCTAATATGCCACTGCCACCACAAGCTCCCATGAACGATTACAGTTCCCCCGTCATAGAGCGACCCTTCCTGAAAGTAATCAACACCGATGCAAATGCAGCTCAAG GCTCAAAGATGGACCCACTACAGACCATGACAATTGCCTGCAGTGGAAACCAGAGGAGGGTAACTGACGAAACAAATAATGCCAATCAAAAGCTAAAG GTAACTGAAGAGCTTGAAAAGCTAAAGAAGGACAGAGATACACGTTTGaagaaaaaagataatttaATGAAAGAGTTGGAGACACTGCGAAAGCAGCAAG GGGAACTCCTAAGGAAAAAACGGCGGGAGAAAGATGGTCATAAGGATCCCATTCTTATGGAGCTTGGCCGTCTTCAAGAGGAAGTGATGGCCCAGATATCCAGTTTGCGCACCGAACACGAAGCAGCAGAGGAGAAGTATGAAGAACTTGTTAAGGTGGCAACAATACTGGGGCTGGACCACAAAAACCTAAGGAGCTCTGGGGATCATGAGCATGCGCCTTCTCATAGCAAGTCTAAAGAGCCCAAAAGCCCAGAGAAATCCAAGGCTGCCTCCACCACAACCACAACTCAG AGTACCAAGTCATCAGCATCAGGAGCCAGCACCAAATCAGATTCATTAGCTGACGTATTTGAGTACTATGATGCAGGAAACCATTGGTGCAAAAATTGCAACGTTACTAGCGGTTccatgtttgatttttttactCACTTGCACAGCAAAATGCACAGAAAG acTTTAGATCCCTACATCAGACCTTGGGCATCAAATTCCGAGCGTGAGAAGAAGCACCCTACAGGCGAACTAATTTCCAAACCAGCAAAAG GCTCTGAATTTTTGTTACCTGTGAGGGGATTTTTCTGCCAGCTGTGTAAAGACTTTTTTGGTGACCCTATTTGCGCAGAGACCCATGTTTTATGCCATGTGCACAACGAGAAGTATAAG AAACAAATGTATGAAAACCCTCTTTATGAACAACGGAGAAAACTGGATCGCCAAGCTGGCATGGAGAGTGGAAAAAAGCAAATGGAGCACAAACGTAAGCGTGAGGATGATGACTCGCAGGATGAGCAGAAAAATTTTAAGTCCAGCAAAGATCAAGTAAAAAAGCCCAAATGCAAGAACGAAGAAGAGGATAGACCCAAATCCATCAAGGACGAGGAACGAAAAGTAAAACATATTAAAGAGGAAGAGAATAAACCTAGAGGTAAAAAAGAGGAGACTGAGAGGACCAAAGgtagaaaagaagaagaggagagggCCAGATATACAAAGGAAGAAGTGGAGAGGAGCAAGTACAGAAAGGAAGAGGATGAGAGATATAAACAGAAGAAAGGGGATGAAGAGAGCTACAAGTCTGAAGAAGACAAATATAGATACAAGGAAGAAAATCGTTACAGGTACAGAGAAGATAATGAGAAGTATAGATACAGGAAGGAAGAAGAGAAATCTAGGTTCCGGAAGGATGATGACAGAAAATACAAGTATGGTCATGAAACTGAGGAAGAGAGGAGACCAAAACACAGGGAGGAAGAAGGCTTAAAGTTTATGAAATCAAAATGggaggaagatgatgatgaggaagagAGGCCCAAATATGCgaaaaaagaagataaaaagcAACACCAAAAAGGAGGCCACAAAGATGAGAAAGAGAAATCCTCTTTGAAAGATGCCAAGAATGACCCTGAGAAGCTTACTGATCTCCCTAAGGTTCTTTGTGGGCCAAGCCCAGCCATGCTTGCAAAACTTCGCAAAAAGAATGAGGAGGCCACTTTGCGTCCTACTTTCGGAAAATTCACAtggaaaaaatctgaaaagactGCACTGGAGAAGGAAGCCGAGAAAATTGCAGAGCAGTTTATGAAGGAAGACGAGGAGAGTGCTGTAGCTGCAGCATCAAGTAAAGACTCTGAGGATCAGGAGGCTTTTGCCAAGTCTGTGGCTGCTGCCAAGAGTATTGCTATAAAACTGTCAGGTAAAACAGCTATTGCCCCTTCCCATGAATGGGTAGCCTTTAACCAGGTAAAAATTCGTCCTAATTTACCGACCCCTTCTAATATTCTGAGGAAGTCTAATGCTGGACTTCAAAACAAACCAGTTTCTGCTGAGACACCCTCTGTAAGTGTACCAACCATGGATGCAAGCAACGCATCTTCTGAAACtgtgacaaaaaaacaagcagaaaatGAAGACATGCCAGCTGATTTAACCACTAAGGCAATTGGTGGTGAGGAGGTACAGTTGAACATTCCAGGTGATAACTCATCCAGTCTTACACCTGCTTCTGTCTCTGTACCAATTACTCCAACTGTAACACCTCCAAAACCCACAGTCCAGGAGGTGGATGCTGTCACCATACAAACCCCTGCTGAATGTATGGTCACTCTCGGGTCTGATGTAGCTGCTCCTGGAGTACCAGAGGAGGAACACAACTTAACAGTCATGGTCCGTCCTCCTCCTCAACTTCAAAACCTCAGTAGTTACTCTTCTTCAAAAACAGGCAAGCCAAAATCAAGTCTGGCTACAGCAAAAGCAAAAGACTTATTTGGCATTTTTTATGGCAGCAGCACTGTGACTAGCTGCAGTGGTTCTAGTGCTGGCAATAAGGTTGGCTGTAAACAAGACTCCAAACCTCATTTAGGAAGTTTGATGACAACTGtggataaaaaaacaacaaacgagGAGGATACAAACACGAAACACTCAACTGAGGTCTCTAGCTTGAAGTGTGAGGAGCCATCTGAGGACAGAGGAGCACAGTCTGAACCACCAGCTTTTGATCTTGAAGTGGAACCACTTGTAGTCTCAAAAGTAGAAGAGCATAGTGGAAGTATGGACATGGAGACAGTCGATTGCAAGAACGAAGCAGAACCTCTGGACTGTTTAGCCAATTCAGAAATCATGGAGAACATTGAAATTATGGGAACAAATGATGACCAAAACCCAATGGATCCTGAAGAGGCTATAAATCTTTCATTCTCCCCTCCACCAGGTTCTTTTACAGAGCAACTGAACTTGGACACCTTTGAGTTCAGTTTTGATTCTTTGTAA